A window of Adhaeribacter arboris genomic DNA:
AGTAAGTTAATTGGTAAAGATATTATTGTCGCGCATCAACTTTTAAAAAATGATATTGAGCAGCACGAATACTGGTTAATTACCAAAAACCTGGTGCCCGCTAGCTCGCCGGCAAGTTTAGGTAAAGAAATGCAATGGAACGAAAGCGTTAAAACCACCGAAAACGGGGAAATACCTTTTCACTATACCCAATTAAGTGGGTTAAAAGCGGCCATTGAACCGGAGCCCTTCGAGTCGCCCCAGCTCACAGAAAAAAGGAAAGTAATTTCCTTGTCGCGGGAGTACGCCTCAGATATTTTGCCTTTGTTTCACGCTGTCGGCGATTTTCATTACCGGAGCCATTGGCAGGAAGGCGTAAAAACCGTAGAAGAAATTAGTCATTTTCTGCCCCGCGTGGGCATGCGTTGCCGTTGCGTAATGCAAAACGGGGAAACTAGTATTTACACGACTAGCTACCGGTACCAGCCCGAAAGAATAGAATTTAGTGAAACCGACGAGAAGAAAAAAAGCTCCACTTGCTTTTTGCTGGAGAAAACCGGCCCTAATAAGACCAGGTTTACTCTAAATTTTTACCTGGAGCAAGATTTTTTAGCGGTTGTATTTTTTAAGCTCTTCCGGAAAAAGAAGCTGGAAGAAAATTTTCAGAAATCACTTACTAATTTGGAAGGTTTGGTAAAAGAAATCCGGGTAAACCCAGCAATTCCTTAATCCAATCAGGCAATTTTTTACTCTGCCACCGGGCCTAGGGTGAAGCGAAGATCAGAACGAACAGCAGGTAAAAAATAGAATTAGTTATTCTTATTCGGAGAAGAGCACCCGAGAAAAAGCCGGACTTTAATAAATGAACAGATGTTCGTTACTATCTAACTTCCTTAATCTAGTCATTAACTCAAATTTGAAGTACAGTACCGAACAATCTCGAAACTATCGGACTTCTCTTTCAGATGGGTGTCAATACCAAGAATAACAGCTTCTACCTGGTTTCCACTTTGATTTTCGAGAGAGTTCGCCAATGAATACTCCTCTACCGGTTGCATAATCTTCTTGTTTGGGGCAAGTAAAATTAAATAGTCAACGTATTTATTGATGGGAGAGAAATACTTAGTTGTAAAGGGGAAATGCTGATTTATACTGAGCCGGAATCGGGTGGCCTAAGTTTAAAAGTAATAAAGACCTTCATAACGTTTTTTCCGGTTCACCTTAACTAACTGCCAAAAAAGTCGGGCCTGCCAATGCCGGTATTGTAAAACGCGTTTTTTACTTCGTTCCAGGGGAATAATTTCGTGTAAATAAGAAAGGTGCCGGTGTAATTCTTTTTTACTTAAGCTATTCACTCTACCCGTACTAAAAATTGAATCTAATAAACCGGCCATTTTTTGTAAGACTTTTATAATGCCAAAGGTAGGATTTGCCAAAAATCGGGTAAATAGTAAAAACACCCATCCTGATCTGTAATTTTACTTATTTTAGTAGGGCCGGTTAATTATTTTTAATACAGTGGATAGAATGTTTGCCTTTTACCTTATCCTGCTTTCAAGCGCTAAATACGCTAAGGAAGAGCAGGTAATGACAGAGACAGAAATTATGCGGTTATTATTGAGTGTTACGGTAAATTAGTGTATATTAGTGTCTTATTTTACGGCTTACCCCTTACTCTTTCGTTTTAAACGAGTTTCTTAACGGCTTTCCGGGTAGTAATTACCGGGAATTTACTTTTTAAAGACGCCTCTTCCCGCTTAAAGTATTTAGTACGTTTTACTGTTTGCTTTTCCGTTTGCTACTAATTTATAAGTTTTAAAATTTGCTTCTGCCGGAGAAAGGTTACTCTGGCTTTGGCAATCTGTTAAAAGGCGAGGTAATTTCCTTTCAGCCGAATAAACTTCCCACCTGGACAGCAGCCTAAGTAATCTGCTGAAATTCATTCTGGGCTCACTTCTCTGAAGTCAGAATCGACCTCCTTGGCTCATCCTGCATTGCTTTCTAATTAAGTGCCTGCAAAAACATTTAAATGTAAATTGTTATGAAAAAGTATTTCTTTTTTCTGTTTTTAAGTATTGTACTTTTCTACCACCTACCCTTACTGGCTCAATCTCCTTGGCTGGTAACCGGAAACGCTACGGGCGGCGTTCGTCGTTTTGGTTCAACTACTCCGTTCGGGGTACTATTTATTACCAATGATCAGGAACGCGGGGTAATGACCGCCAATGGTTTATGGGGTTTTGGTACTTCAACGCCTAATGCTCGGGTAAATATAAACAGCACTGCCGGCCAGAATGCTCTGCGGGTAGATGTTAATAATTTAACCAAGCTTTTGGTGCATAGTGGCGGGGGAGTGGCTATCGGGGCTAATGTTGCACCACCCGCCAACGGCTTACATGTAAACGGATTAATGGGAGTTGGTACCAGTACCCCGGCTGCCAAACTCCACGTAACCGAAGGCTCGGATGTGGCGCTAAGTGGCGGTGGTTTTATAGTAGCCGGTTCCATTACCGCCAACAACGTGGCGCTGGATAACAACGAAATAATGGCGAGAAGTAATGGAGCTAGCGCCGACTTATTTTTAAATCAAAATGGGGGCAATCTAATTTATAACGGTACCAATGGAACGGGAAATATGGGCATTGGTAATACCCAGCCAGCAGGTCGGTTGCACATTACCGGTGGAACCGATGCCGCCCAGGGCGGAGGCGGATTTATTATTACCGGTGGCCTTACCGGTGAGAACATAGCCATTGATAATAACGAGATTATGGCCAGATTAAATGGAGTAGCTTCGCCGCTGTTTTTAAATCATAACGGGGGAAACGTAATTTTACAAGCCGGACCGAACTCAACGGCCGGAAAATTAGGCATTCATACGGATAACCCGGTGGTGGAAGCTCATTTGGTGCACGGTGTGGGAACAGGGTCCAACCATGGCTTACGACTGGCCAATTCGGGAGCCAATAATCAAAACTGGACTTTGTATGTTTCTAATGCCAACGGAAATTTAGATTTATACGCGAATAATGCTTTTTTAGGCCGATTTAACGATGCAACAGGGGCTTATTCTACGGTTTCGGATTTAAGATTTAAAAAAGACATTGAAAAGGCGGAGGCGGTATTGCCCAAAGTCTTACAGCTCGACGTGAAAAAATACCATTTCTTAAAGAATAAAGTTGAAGACCAAAAAAATTATGGTTTGATTGCGCAGGAAGTAGAAAAGATATTTCCAGAAGTCGTTTTTAAAGAGAAAGGAGATGATGGAGCGGAAACCTACACCATGGATTACAGTGCGTTCGGGGTATTAGCTATTAAAGCTATTCAGGAATTGCAGCAGACGGTAACGGCCCAGCAACAACAAAATATACTCTTGCAACAACAACTTACTACTTTCCAGGAACGATTTACGCAATTAGAAGCCGCTCTTAAAACAGGAAATAATTTTAATTTAAACAACAACGATTTACTTGGGGTTACTTTGGAGCAAAACCATCCTAATCCGGTAAATGAAATAACTACTTTCCGGTATACCATACCGGCCGGTACTTCGGCTCAAATTCAATTATTTGAAGTGGCTACGGGTAAGCTGATTAAAACTTTGCGCGCCCCTGAAAATGGTCAGGTACAACTGAATGGCTCCGATTTACTGGCGGGTACTTATATTTATACCCTTGTCGTAAACGGAAGAGTAGCTGCCGCCAAACAATTACTTTTATCTAAATAAGTATCACTAATACCATTGATTTTGTGCGTACTCTAAAATGCGTCTTTTTAAGGCCACTCCGTTAGAGTGGCTTTTTTTCTATCCGATTCTGTAAATCAAAATAAAGCTAATATAAATGAAAGAGCCATGCCGGGAAAAACTAGCCGCCTTAACGAAGTCGTTAAATGCAATAAAATTTAGTGTTCAAAATAAAATCGAATAAGTAAAGTTTGAGTACCCAGTGTTATACTCAAAATTAGTGCGGGCGAAATGATGCCGGAAGCGGGCTTGACTAGTAACCACGAGTAAAAGCCGGAGGCTGGAAGTCTAATTAAATTGTTACTGGTTGCGCCCGGGTACGTTCCATCGCCTGATTGTTATTGGCGCCATCGGCTAGGGAAAAGCTGGTTAAAAAAAAGATATATTTGTTTTATTTATATATATTATTTACTATATTATGGCTCGATAAATAAAGTTTGTTTTATGCCTAAGCCCGTTATTGCTTCTAAAACTATCTGGGTAGCCCTGTTAATGATGGCCCCACTTGCCCTCTTAATATTTCATTCTTGTAGTTAATGAGTTTACTTCCACGTAGCCTACTTTTCGGAAGGGTCAGTTGGGCAAGATTAAAATAGAATCTGTCTTTTTCCGGAAACTGGCTACAAGTTTAGTAAGATTAATTCCCGGTTTATGCGTACTAGCTTCGTATAGTTTAGGTACTCATTCGTAAGCAGAAGATGTCACGTAATACCTGTTCGGTGTATTTTCTCATTATAATAGCCTGAATATGGTTAAATAAGCTTTTTATATAAAGATTAGCTACTAATAGGTCTGTTTTAGAAATTTCGAAGATTTTCTTCTTCTATTTCTATTTTTTCAACCCAATTTACTTTTCTAAAACTTTCACCACTAACTTCGAGGGGTGTTGGGCATCGTGGTACAAGCGAACAGTGGATTTAATGTAATCTTCGGGTTTAGCCTGGTAAATATTAATAAACTGTTGTGGGTTGCGGTCGGAGAGCGGAAACCAGGAACTCTGGATTTGCACCATCATCCGGTGGCCCGGTTTAAAAGTATGCATAAGATCCGGCACCGTAAAACGGACCGGAGTGGGTTGATTAGGTATAAATGCTTCGGGTTTTTCGAAGCTGTTGCGGTAACGGCCCCGTAAAATTTCGGCTCGTACTAATTGCTGGTAGCCACTCATAACGGCTTTGCTGCCTTCGGCGGCAACCGCGTCGGATGTATCTTCCGGGTAAACGTCAATTATTTTCACCACAAAATCAACATCGGTGGTAGAAATACTGGCAATTAAATCGGCCAGCACGGGTCCGGCCAAAGTTACATCGGTCGTTAAAGGTTCCGAAACAAAAGAAACTACATCGGGCCGGGCAGCGGCAAATCGCTGGTCATCGAGCATGTAATCGGTGGTGCGTTGGCGGTGCGTACGGCTTTGATAAGGTACCGGATGCGCAGGATCAGAAACATACTCATCGAAAGAATTGGTAACCGTAGAAGCCGTGTTTCCTAATTTTCCTTCGGGCAGTAAATACAATACTTGTTCTTTAGCCGCCGGTGGCCAGGTGTTAAATTTCCGCCATTGATTAGTACCGGTTTCAAAAACGGTAGCTTCGGCTAATTTTGTGGCCGAGCCTTGTTCTTTTAAATGGTAATTGATGAAAGGTAAAAACAAACTATCGAGGTAAAATGCCCCAGTGGCACTACCAAAGGCAACATCGCCCAAAGATTTGGCCTCCTGCCACCAGCAACCATGGCACCAGGGACCCATGACTAATTTATTATTTGTTTTCGGATTTTGTTTTTCGATTTGCTCGTAGGTTTTAAGCGCCCCGTATAAATCTTCCGCATCGAACCAGCCCCCAACGGTTAAAATGGCCGGTTTTAAATTGCGGGCGTGCGACAAAGGATTCCGGCTTTTCCAGTATTCATCGTAATCCGGGTGGGCCAGAATATCGTTCCAAAACGGAATGCTGTCTTTAAAAAATCCGGTATTGGCTAGTTTGGGGGTTTTTATGGTATGCAGGAAGTAATCGTAATTGTCCTGGTTTTTGCTTTGCGTTACGCCAAAAGTCCGGGTGGCTGGTTTATCGGGGGTATGCTGATCAAAGCGGGGTAAGAAATCAAAGAAATCCATCCAGAAAAAAGCGCCTTTGTGGTGCACGTCGTCGCCAATAAACCAATCGGTAACGGGTGCTTGCGGCGAAACTGCTTTTAAAGCCGGGTGATTGCTAATAGCGGCGGCCGTACTGTAAAAACCCGGGTACGATACCCCGTGAATTCCCACCCGACCGTTATTGTTCTTGACATTTTTAACTAGCCAGTCGATAGCGTCGTAGGTGTCGGTGCTTTCGTCGGGTTGCTTTTGTTTTTTCTTATCGGGGTTATTTACCAATGGGCGTTCGTGCGAAAATTTCCCTTCCGAGTGCCACCTGCCCCGTACATCCTGCTCTACCAGAATAAAACCTTCGCGGGCTAATTGGGCAAAAGAAGCATTGGTATACAGCCGATTATGCAGGTGGGTCGCGTTGTACGGGGTACGGGTCATCAGGAAAGGATACTTTTTTGGCTTACCCGCATCCTTCGGAACGAACATTTCGGTGTAAAGCTTTACCCCGTCCCGCATAGGAATCATTGCTTGGCGAAACTGGTAATGCTCTGCCAGATACAAACTGTCTTGTTTCTGCTGGGGCGTTAATTTAACCGGAGCAGTACTTTGAGCCAAGGTATTTAAATTAGAAGCAATTAGGAGCAGAATAAATAGAAGGCGACTAAAATTCATAAACGGCAGGATAGATTTATTTACCCGGGCAATATACCAGAAATGAATCAGGAAAAATAAAAAAGGCAATAGACAACTCTTTAAAAACACCGGATCAAAAGTTCAGTAATCAAGATCTGTTGCCCGCATACTTTCCGGAATCTAACCGGAAATTGAAATTTATTGATTAGTTATAAAATCCGGAGAGTCATTCTATTTACTTACCATTCTTTTGTCCGGAATTAGAAATCTCATGTCAATAAACTCCGCTACCACCAGCCAGAGTACGGCTTTAGTTTTCGAATGATCTTATGCATACCGTCTGAATGTATATAATCTTATACCCAATGGAAAGGAATAAGACGTATTAACTGATTATAATTAAAATCAAGTAGCCAAGAAAAGTTGACACCAGTTTGGCTATGGAGGACCTTCTAAGGTTGTGGTGCTTGAGCATTCTGACGGTTAGGGGCGTGCTGCGCACGTTCCCACCCGTCCGGAAGAGTCAAACGAGGCCCGCCGGCCACGAGGCAAACTTGAAGCCTCAAACTAGATAGCACTATTCCTTGGATACGGGAACCAACTCCAACGACAAACAGCTACTAGTACTTTTAACAAATACGTCTTATACGTTTCCAGCCAGAATAATAATTTGATTTACTTCCCTTATCAGCTTCAAAGGCATTATTTTGTTACATACTCCTAATGTATTAGTTTTTCTACTAATAAATTAGGATTACTCCTAATTTATTAGTAGTATTGGTGAAACAATTAAGATTATGCAGAAATTAGGAAAACGCGAAGAGCAGATCATGCAAATTGTTTGGCAACTCCAAAACGCTTTTGTCAAAGACATTATCGATGCCCTGCCGGAGCCCAAACCCCACTACAATACCGTTGCAACCATGGTAAAAATCCTGACGGATAAGGGATTTTTGAACGCGGAAAAAATTGGGAATACCTTCCGGTATACGCCCTTAATTTCTTTGGGGGAGTACCGCCAACAAGATGTGGCCACCATAAAACGGAAATATTTCAATAATTCTTTCTCTAAAATGATCACGCATTTTGCCCAGGAAGAAAACTTGTCGAACGAAGAGTTGGATGAACTGATTCGCATTATAAAATCGCAAAAAACAAATTAAATTTCTAAAGCCATGATGGAGTTACTACTTAAAGCTTCGTTTGCCCTAGTGGTAGTTTTCTTGTTTTACAAACTTTTGCTGCAGCAGGAAAGCTTTTTTACTATTAATCGCTTTTACTTGCTGGCCGGTTTACTTTTGGCCTTTGTTCTGCCATTTGTTACGTTGCCCAAATTAATGAATCACCAGGGTTATTTAACTACCGTTTGGCAACCAGCTAATAATTACCCGAGCAACAGCATTCATCCGAAGGCGCCAGTGAATGAAATAAATCTTTCTCCTGAACCGGCCCGGTCCTCCTCGGTTAGTACTTCTACGCCGGTACAAAACGAAGCTTCTACTCCTAAAAAGCTTTCTAATAGCGCTACTTTTAGCGGACTGTTTTGGTTGGGCGGGCTTTATTTATTCGGGGTAATGGTTTTTTCGATAAGTCTGCTTTTTCAGGTCGGCAGCCTTTTTTATAAAATTCTCCGGACCGAAGACAAAATATACGATGGGGAAGTGGTAATTGTGAATACCACGCACCGGCAAGCTCCCTGCTCCTTTTTTAAGTACATTTTTATTTATCCCGACGATTATGACTTTGAAACTTACGAGCAAATACTCGCGCACGAAAAAATTCACGTTCGGTTAAGGCACAGTGTTGATTTGCTGCTCGCCGAACTTGCGGTGATTGTACTTTGGTTTAACCCTATTATTTGGCTGTTGAAACGCGAAATAGAGAAAAATAACGAATACCAAACCGATGCCTTGCTCCTGGCGAAAGAACCGGTAAGCCCCGAACATTACCAATTAAATTTATTGCAGATTGCGGTTCCGAATAAACCTCTCTCTATTACCACTAACTACAATCAATCCTTACTAAAACAAAGAATTATGATGATGAACGCAAAAAAGTCTACGCCGCACGCTTACTGGAAGTACAGTTTTCTGGTGCCATTGTTTTTCGGAACGATACTCATGATGAACGAGCCGGCTACCAGTCAGGAATTACCCATAAGCGACATTTTGCTGCCGATGAAACCCATTAGCCAAGCTAAACCAATAAAAGAAAACGTTTTTACTACCAAAGTTGC
This region includes:
- a CDS encoding tail fiber domain-containing protein — its product is MKKYFFFLFLSIVLFYHLPLLAQSPWLVTGNATGGVRRFGSTTPFGVLFITNDQERGVMTANGLWGFGTSTPNARVNINSTAGQNALRVDVNNLTKLLVHSGGGVAIGANVAPPANGLHVNGLMGVGTSTPAAKLHVTEGSDVALSGGGFIVAGSITANNVALDNNEIMARSNGASADLFLNQNGGNLIYNGTNGTGNMGIGNTQPAGRLHITGGTDAAQGGGGFIITGGLTGENIAIDNNEIMARLNGVASPLFLNHNGGNVILQAGPNSTAGKLGIHTDNPVVEAHLVHGVGTGSNHGLRLANSGANNQNWTLYVSNANGNLDLYANNAFLGRFNDATGAYSTVSDLRFKKDIEKAEAVLPKVLQLDVKKYHFLKNKVEDQKNYGLIAQEVEKIFPEVVFKEKGDDGAETYTMDYSAFGVLAIKAIQELQQTVTAQQQQNILLQQQLTTFQERFTQLEAALKTGNNFNLNNNDLLGVTLEQNHPNPVNEITTFRYTIPAGTSAQIQLFEVATGKLIKTLRAPENGQVQLNGSDLLAGTYIYTLVVNGRVAAAKQLLLSK
- a CDS encoding CocE/NonD family hydrolase → MPFLFFLIHFWYIARVNKSILPFMNFSRLLFILLLIASNLNTLAQSTAPVKLTPQQKQDSLYLAEHYQFRQAMIPMRDGVKLYTEMFVPKDAGKPKKYPFLMTRTPYNATHLHNRLYTNASFAQLAREGFILVEQDVRGRWHSEGKFSHERPLVNNPDKKKQKQPDESTDTYDAIDWLVKNVKNNNGRVGIHGVSYPGFYSTAAAISNHPALKAVSPQAPVTDWFIGDDVHHKGAFFWMDFFDFLPRFDQHTPDKPATRTFGVTQSKNQDNYDYFLHTIKTPKLANTGFFKDSIPFWNDILAHPDYDEYWKSRNPLSHARNLKPAILTVGGWFDAEDLYGALKTYEQIEKQNPKTNNKLVMGPWCHGCWWQEAKSLGDVAFGSATGAFYLDSLFLPFINYHLKEQGSATKLAEATVFETGTNQWRKFNTWPPAAKEQVLYLLPEGKLGNTASTVTNSFDEYVSDPAHPVPYQSRTHRQRTTDYMLDDQRFAAARPDVVSFVSEPLTTDVTLAGPVLADLIASISTTDVDFVVKIIDVYPEDTSDAVAAEGSKAVMSGYQQLVRAEILRGRYRNSFEKPEAFIPNQPTPVRFTVPDLMHTFKPGHRMMVQIQSSWFPLSDRNPQQFINIYQAKPEDYIKSTVRLYHDAQHPSKLVVKVLEK
- a CDS encoding BlaI/MecI/CopY family transcriptional regulator; protein product: MQKLGKREEQIMQIVWQLQNAFVKDIIDALPEPKPHYNTVATMVKILTDKGFLNAEKIGNTFRYTPLISLGEYRQQDVATIKRKYFNNSFSKMITHFAQEENLSNEELDELIRIIKSQKTN